The Desulfobacterales bacterium genome includes a window with the following:
- the mce gene encoding methylmalonyl-CoA epimerase, with protein MKVLKIDHLGIAVNSIDDGKKFWTDILGIECVGTETVKEQKVTTAFFPVGESEVELLESTAPDGPVAKFIEKKGQGIQHVAFRVENIEDALLELKQKGIALIDEKPRIGAGGGKIAFLHPKATNGVLVELCERS; from the coding sequence ATGAAAGTGTTAAAGATAGATCATTTAGGAATAGCTGTAAATAGTATTGATGATGGTAAAAAATTTTGGACAGATATTTTAGGAATAGAATGTGTAGGAACCGAAACTGTTAAAGAACAAAAAGTAACTACTGCTTTTTTTCCTGTTGGCGAAAGCGAAGTTGAACTTTTAGAATCAACTGCCCCTGACGGTCCTGTAGCAAAATTTATTGAAAAAAAAGGGCAGGGGATTCAACATGTTGCTTTTAGAGTAGAAAACATAGAAGATGCTCTTTTAGAGCTTAAACAAAAAGGCATAGCCCTTATTGACGAAAAACCACGTATTGGCGCAGGAGGCGGTAAGATTGCTTTTTTACATCCAAAAGCTACAAACGGAGTTTTAGTTGAACTATGCGAAAGAAGTTAA